Proteins co-encoded in one Synechococcus elongatus PCC 6301 genomic window:
- a CDS encoding tRNA (cytidine(34)-2'-O)-methyltransferase yields MPQVVLYQPEIPPNTGNIARTCAATDTPLHLIEPLGFELSDRYLKRAGLDYWPYVQLTTHPDWSVFRQQQQQQGGRLIAFTTKGELNYLDCDFQATDWLLFGRETSGLPEDVLASCDHRVRIPTPQAGVRSLNLSVSVAIGLFEARRQVYFATNPA; encoded by the coding sequence ATGCCGCAGGTTGTGCTCTATCAGCCCGAAATCCCGCCCAATACCGGCAATATTGCACGCACCTGTGCCGCAACAGACACGCCCCTGCATCTGATCGAGCCCTTGGGGTTTGAACTGAGCGATCGCTATCTCAAGCGAGCGGGCCTCGACTACTGGCCTTACGTCCAGCTGACGACCCATCCTGATTGGTCCGTATTTCGGCAACAGCAGCAACAGCAGGGCGGCCGACTGATTGCGTTTACAACCAAAGGGGAATTGAACTATCTCGACTGTGACTTTCAAGCCACTGATTGGTTGCTGTTTGGGCGAGAAACTAGTGGCCTACCGGAAGATGTTTTGGCCAGCTGTGACCATCGCGTTCGTATCCCCACACCTCAAGCAGGAGTGCGCAGTTTGAATCTGTCGGTGAGTGTAGCGATCGGATTATTTGAAGCGCGGCGACAAGTTTACTTTGCGACTAATCCTGCCTAG
- a CDS encoding AAA family ATPase, whose protein sequence is MPVLSETRQPSALATVLAQLQTVLLGKERQIQLAVACLLARGHLLIEDLPGMGKTLLSQSLANSLGLSYRRVQFTSDLLPADLLGVSIFEQQEQRFRFHPGPIFSQVLLADEINRASPKTQSALLEAMAERQVSHEGETYPLPLPFFVIATQNPIDQAGTFALPESQLDRFLMRLELGFPNRQAELAMLRGSDGDRPSAALSSILNAEALQELQLEVAKVRASDPLLEYLLALVQESRQRSQIPNPLSPRASKAILAAAKAWAFLSGRDYVLPEDIQVIFPAVAEHRLRGSVTGQGDRRYAESLLESVDPVR, encoded by the coding sequence GTGCCGGTGCTCTCAGAAACCCGTCAACCGTCTGCCTTAGCGACTGTCTTAGCTCAATTACAGACGGTGCTGCTGGGCAAGGAACGACAAATTCAGTTAGCTGTCGCCTGCTTGTTGGCAAGGGGGCATCTGCTGATTGAGGATTTGCCGGGTATGGGCAAAACGCTGTTGTCTCAAAGCCTAGCCAATAGTTTGGGCCTCAGCTATCGGCGGGTGCAATTCACCAGCGATTTATTGCCCGCTGACTTGCTCGGTGTCTCGATTTTTGAGCAGCAAGAACAACGCTTTCGCTTCCATCCGGGACCGATTTTTAGCCAGGTGTTGCTGGCGGATGAAATCAATCGGGCTAGTCCCAAAACCCAGAGTGCGCTCCTGGAGGCGATGGCCGAACGGCAGGTCAGCCATGAGGGGGAAACCTACCCGCTGCCGCTGCCCTTTTTTGTGATCGCTACCCAGAATCCGATTGATCAAGCGGGCACGTTTGCACTGCCTGAATCGCAACTCGATCGCTTTTTAATGCGACTGGAATTGGGCTTCCCCAATCGTCAAGCGGAGCTAGCGATGTTGCGCGGCAGTGATGGCGATCGCCCTAGTGCCGCTTTGTCATCCATCCTCAATGCTGAGGCTTTGCAGGAGTTGCAACTAGAAGTTGCGAAAGTCCGCGCCAGCGATCCGTTGCTGGAGTACCTATTAGCCTTGGTGCAAGAAAGTCGGCAGCGATCACAGATTCCCAATCCGCTTTCGCCACGGGCGAGTAAAGCGATTCTGGCGGCGGCCAAGGCTTGGGCCTTTCTATCGGGACGCGATTATGTGTTGCCCGAGGACATCCAGGTGATTTTCCCGGCTGTGGCCGAACATCGACTGCGGGGCAGTGTCACGGGGCAGGGCGATCGCCGCTATGCGGAATCCTTGCTGGAAAGCGTGGATCCTGTGCGATGA
- a CDS encoding TldD/PmbA family protein, producing MTLDFDTARQQLDDLIHRYRDRADFLAIRLEESQATDIALRGDRFETLSESLAVGGQVRACWKGGWGFASFNRLSQLEERLQEAIAAARLIGTETTELAPVDPVRAIWTAPLTGRSPDQVALAEKKALCQHYTEILRSGDRRIASTSVRYGDSHQRLLLATSEGTLLEQSWSDWEMRFAATAREGDRVQTGRETTGSRRGWEDLLGLDGAVQGARDRALQSLSLPVVEAGTYTVVIDPILTGLFVHEAFGHLSEADMAYENPELLEVMSLGRRFGPETLQIFDGAAPEGHRGSYAYDDEGVPASTTALITDGVLTGRLHSRETAGKLGEAPTGNARCLDFHYPPIVRMTNTWIAPGTTPAADLIQGIEQGVFARNWLGGMTNGEMFTFSAGEAWMIRNGELAEPVRDVTLSGNVFSTLAAIEAIGDDFVWDESGGCGKGGQSGLPVGCGGPSLRIRDVVVGGEASD from the coding sequence GTGACCCTCGATTTTGATACTGCCCGTCAGCAGCTAGACGACCTCATTCACCGTTATCGCGATCGCGCTGATTTTCTGGCGATTCGCCTCGAAGAATCCCAGGCAACGGACATTGCCCTGCGGGGCGATCGCTTTGAAACCCTCAGTGAAAGTTTGGCGGTGGGTGGTCAGGTTCGGGCTTGCTGGAAAGGCGGTTGGGGCTTCGCCAGTTTCAATCGCCTCAGTCAATTGGAAGAACGACTGCAAGAGGCGATCGCGGCGGCTCGCTTGATCGGCACGGAAACCACGGAACTCGCACCGGTTGATCCGGTACGGGCAATTTGGACGGCACCGCTCACAGGGCGATCGCCGGACCAAGTGGCGCTGGCAGAGAAGAAGGCGCTCTGCCAGCACTACACCGAGATTTTGCGCAGTGGCGATCGCCGCATTGCCAGTACGAGTGTGCGTTACGGCGACAGTCACCAGCGGTTGCTGTTGGCAACCTCGGAAGGCACCTTGCTAGAACAGTCTTGGTCAGACTGGGAAATGCGCTTTGCCGCGACAGCTCGCGAGGGCGATCGCGTTCAGACAGGGCGTGAGACGACTGGCTCGCGGCGCGGCTGGGAAGATCTGCTGGGTCTGGATGGGGCTGTGCAGGGGGCTCGCGATCGGGCGCTGCAATCGCTTTCGCTGCCGGTTGTGGAAGCGGGGACTTATACGGTCGTTATTGATCCGATCCTGACGGGGCTGTTTGTCCACGAAGCTTTTGGCCATCTGTCGGAAGCGGATATGGCCTACGAAAATCCTGAGCTGCTGGAAGTGATGAGCTTAGGCCGTCGCTTTGGCCCAGAGACCCTACAAATTTTTGATGGTGCCGCCCCTGAGGGACATCGCGGCAGCTATGCCTATGACGATGAAGGTGTTCCCGCTAGCACGACGGCTTTAATTACGGATGGTGTCCTCACAGGGCGCCTGCATTCTCGGGAAACGGCTGGAAAACTCGGGGAAGCGCCCACCGGCAATGCCCGCTGCTTGGATTTTCACTATCCGCCGATCGTGCGGATGACCAATACTTGGATTGCGCCGGGAACAACGCCGGCAGCCGATCTGATCCAAGGCATTGAGCAGGGTGTCTTCGCCCGCAATTGGCTGGGTGGCATGACCAATGGTGAGATGTTCACCTTCTCGGCGGGCGAGGCTTGGATGATTCGTAATGGTGAGCTGGCGGAGCCGGTGCGTGATGTCACGCTCTCAGGCAATGTGTTCTCGACCCTAGCGGCGATCGAAGCGATCGGTGATGACTTTGTCTGGGATGAGTCGGGCGGCTGTGGCAAGGGTGGCCAGAGTGGTTTGCCCGTTGGCTGCGGTGGTCCGAGCCTGCGAATTCGGGATGTCGTCGTCGGTGGCGAAGCGAGTGATTAA
- the psbU gene encoding photosystem II complex extrinsic protein PsbU encodes MKQLAQRLFSLALVLALVLGISVQSAQALSLQSPLLAVAEAEIRNEADAQRIEAGGKLDLNNIGVRAFQQFPGMYPYLASKIVLGGPYDSVDDVLKLDLSDRQREVFEQYKENFTVTPPRDALNEGDDRINNGIYR; translated from the coding sequence ATGAAACAACTTGCACAGCGACTGTTCTCCTTGGCGCTTGTGCTGGCGCTTGTGCTGGGTATTTCCGTGCAGTCTGCACAAGCACTGTCTCTTCAATCGCCCCTGCTAGCGGTCGCCGAAGCAGAGATTCGTAACGAAGCTGATGCTCAGCGGATCGAAGCTGGCGGCAAACTCGACCTCAACAACATTGGGGTTCGGGCATTCCAACAGTTTCCGGGAATGTACCCCTACCTCGCCAGCAAAATTGTTCTGGGTGGCCCTTACGACTCCGTGGATGATGTGCTGAAGCTCGATCTCAGCGATCGCCAACGGGAAGTCTTCGAGCAGTACAAAGAGAACTTCACCGTTACTCCTCCCCGCGACGCCCTCAACGAAGGGGATGACCGGATCAACAACGGCATCTATCGCTAA
- a CDS encoding GUN4 domain-containing protein, whose protein sequence is MTSSLSSPGLDLEQLRQRLRSKSDRPRRQAITQLLSLGEPGIEVLKDYLQDCRDRGFDWVAGTIFRELLALQDEAIALYLAEAFPFGLLYLPSEKGIDYQPIQDALIEGDWQEADRLTTVKLCELAGTAAKTRKWLYYTEVLNFPRLDLETIDKLWRVYSEDKFGFSVQRELWLSVDRVWEQLWPRIGWKQGNIWTRYPGAFTWSVEAPRGHLPLTNQLRGARVMAALLEHPAFSEPQP, encoded by the coding sequence ATGACTTCGTCTTTGTCTTCCCCCGGGCTCGATCTTGAACAGTTGCGTCAGCGACTCCGCAGTAAAAGCGATCGCCCGCGACGGCAAGCCATCACCCAGTTATTGAGCTTGGGTGAGCCCGGCATCGAAGTTCTCAAAGACTATCTGCAAGATTGCCGCGATCGCGGCTTTGATTGGGTCGCGGGCACGATTTTTCGGGAGCTACTGGCCCTGCAGGATGAAGCGATCGCGCTTTACCTCGCGGAAGCTTTTCCCTTTGGGTTGCTCTACCTGCCCTCGGAAAAAGGCATCGACTACCAGCCAATTCAAGACGCGCTGATCGAAGGGGACTGGCAGGAGGCCGATCGCCTGACCACGGTCAAACTCTGTGAACTAGCGGGAACGGCTGCCAAAACCCGTAAATGGCTCTACTACACGGAAGTTCTGAATTTTCCGCGACTGGATCTGGAGACGATCGACAAACTCTGGCGGGTCTACTCCGAGGATAAATTTGGCTTCTCAGTCCAGCGCGAACTCTGGCTGAGCGTCGATCGCGTCTGGGAGCAACTCTGGCCTCGCATCGGCTGGAAGCAAGGCAACATCTGGACGCGCTATCCCGGCGCCTTTACTTGGAGTGTGGAAGCACCCCGTGGGCATTTGCCGCTGACCAACCAATTACGTGGGGCGCGGGTGATGGCAGCGCTGCTAGAGCATCCGGCCTTTTCCGAGCCGCAACCCTAG
- the nadB gene encoding L-aspartate oxidase produces MSDSAAPAAGSTAYDVIIVGAGAAGLYTGLCLPSHYRVAILSKDLPQRSASDWAQGGLAAVTAPDDSADLHYADTLKAGADLCEPAAVRLLVESAPRCVASLLELGVAFDRTNDHLALTLEAAHSRHRVLHAADTTGRAIVTTLLEQVLQRPNLEILAQSLAVDLWRDREGHCCGLLLLQGQQLRWLAARAVILACGGGGQVFSQTTNPALSTGDGVALAGRAGAKLRDLEFFQFHPTALVWPGAPRFLISEAVRGEGAHVVDAQGDRFLFRYDDRGELAPREIVSRAIYRHLLETGTEQVWLDLRPIPAATVEHRFPNILQKCRRWGLDPLQQPLPIAPAAHYWMGGVYTNLNGATTCPGLYAVGETACTGVHGANRLASNSLLECLVFGRQFQNLQLPAAIAASSRLDSVHPLSVMGDRDRWKKQRQALQDLVWKAAGICRDADRLQAALAQVEVWQADLDAEPLSQAIAAIPLGQTQQLDGLDAEALRDWGELRNLLAIAQLILKSADFRTESRGGHYRSDYPKSNPGWRVHTDVQSGRWGTTAIGP; encoded by the coding sequence TTGTCTGACTCTGCTGCGCCTGCTGCCGGTTCCACCGCCTACGACGTGATCATCGTCGGTGCCGGTGCGGCTGGCCTCTACACCGGTCTCTGCCTGCCGTCCCATTATCGGGTGGCAATTCTCAGTAAGGATCTGCCGCAGCGATCGGCCAGTGACTGGGCGCAGGGGGGCTTGGCGGCAGTGACAGCTCCAGATGATTCAGCCGATTTGCACTACGCTGACACCCTTAAAGCGGGTGCAGACCTCTGTGAACCGGCAGCGGTCCGCTTGCTGGTTGAGTCGGCTCCACGTTGTGTGGCTTCGCTGCTTGAACTGGGGGTTGCCTTCGATCGCACGAACGATCATCTGGCCTTGACCCTGGAGGCCGCTCATTCCCGCCATCGGGTGTTGCACGCGGCTGACACCACGGGGCGGGCGATCGTGACGACGCTGCTTGAGCAAGTTCTGCAGCGCCCCAATCTTGAAATTTTGGCTCAGAGCCTGGCAGTTGACCTTTGGCGCGATCGCGAGGGTCACTGCTGTGGTCTCTTGCTCCTGCAAGGTCAGCAGCTACGCTGGCTAGCTGCCCGCGCCGTCATTCTGGCTTGTGGCGGTGGGGGGCAAGTCTTCTCGCAGACGACCAATCCAGCTTTGAGCACCGGCGATGGCGTGGCTTTGGCAGGCCGAGCAGGAGCGAAGCTGCGAGATCTCGAGTTTTTCCAATTCCATCCGACTGCACTGGTTTGGCCGGGTGCACCGCGCTTTTTGATCAGTGAAGCAGTCCGGGGCGAAGGGGCTCATGTGGTGGATGCCCAGGGCGATCGCTTCCTGTTTCGCTACGACGATCGCGGCGAACTGGCACCCCGCGAAATTGTCAGCCGTGCTATCTACCGGCATTTACTAGAGACGGGTACGGAGCAGGTCTGGCTAGATTTGCGACCGATTCCGGCAGCGACCGTCGAGCATCGCTTCCCCAATATCTTGCAGAAGTGTCGCCGCTGGGGTTTGGATCCCCTCCAGCAACCGCTACCGATTGCGCCTGCTGCGCACTACTGGATGGGTGGCGTCTACACCAATCTCAACGGCGCAACCACTTGTCCTGGCCTCTACGCCGTTGGCGAAACAGCTTGTACGGGCGTGCATGGAGCCAACCGCCTTGCCAGTAATTCCCTGCTGGAATGTTTGGTGTTTGGTCGTCAGTTTCAAAACCTGCAACTTCCTGCTGCGATCGCCGCTTCTAGTCGCCTCGATTCAGTCCACCCATTAAGCGTGATGGGCGATCGCGATCGCTGGAAAAAGCAACGACAAGCGCTGCAGGATTTGGTCTGGAAAGCTGCAGGCATCTGTCGCGATGCCGATCGCTTGCAGGCGGCGTTAGCCCAGGTCGAAGTCTGGCAAGCCGACTTGGACGCTGAGCCCCTCAGTCAAGCAATCGCGGCGATTCCCCTGGGACAGACCCAGCAGCTAGACGGTCTAGACGCTGAAGCGCTGAGGGATTGGGGCGAACTGCGCAACCTCTTAGCGATCGCCCAGTTGATCCTCAAAAGCGCTGATTTCCGCACAGAAAGCCGGGGTGGTCACTACCGGAGCGACTACCCCAAATCCAATCCAGGTTGGCGAGTCCATACGGATGTTCAATCAGGCCGATGGGGCACGACCGCGATCGGGCCATGA
- a CDS encoding response regulator transcription factor yields the protein MNNHILLIEDDPKLLLFVEQELSLEGYQVTVANNGLDGLSLARSIQPDLLILDWMLPTLSGVDICLRLRSTGVQTPIILLTAKDEISDRVSGLNSGADDYVTKPFSIEELLARVKAQLRRVNPEEPDRLQFADVSLHRLTHEVYRGSQRLELTAKEFDLLEFLLRHARQVVTRDQILEQVWGYDFMGESNIIEVYIRALRLKLEASNPQRILQTVRGVGYVIRDYP from the coding sequence ATGAACAATCATATTTTGCTCATTGAGGATGACCCGAAGCTTCTGCTGTTTGTTGAGCAAGAACTCAGCTTAGAAGGCTATCAAGTAACAGTTGCCAACAACGGTCTAGACGGTCTATCTTTAGCAAGAAGTATTCAACCCGATTTACTCATTCTGGACTGGATGTTACCAACTCTTTCTGGAGTTGATATCTGCTTGAGGCTACGATCGACTGGTGTTCAAACACCAATCATTTTATTGACAGCTAAGGATGAAATTTCCGATCGCGTTTCGGGGTTAAACTCAGGGGCTGATGACTATGTCACAAAGCCCTTCAGCATCGAGGAGCTGCTGGCACGAGTTAAGGCGCAATTACGTCGGGTCAATCCAGAAGAGCCCGATCGCCTGCAGTTTGCTGATGTATCACTCCATCGTCTAACCCATGAAGTTTATCGAGGGAGTCAACGACTAGAGCTGACAGCTAAGGAGTTTGATCTGCTCGAGTTTCTCCTAAGACATGCTCGACAAGTCGTTACCCGTGACCAAATTCTTGAGCAAGTTTGGGGGTATGACTTCATGGGCGAGTCTAATATTATTGAAGTCTATATTCGAGCATTGCGATTAAAGCTAGAAGCCTCAAATCCGCAACGAATTTTACAGACAGTGCGAGGCGTTGGCTATGTGATTCGCGACTATCCCTAA
- a CDS encoding transglutaminase TgpA family protein: MTAAVWCPPRLGLCLLSGGYLIALLLQLGDLPPVAAFVAITLLIWGLIRQWQQRSLLPQTLRHGLTAIALILALLVGLPQGLLSVFLGLLTLAFALKLLELKEERDYQALVLIAYSLVALGFLLRQSLLETLVLLMAIALATLGLAALYRPLSRPRQPFAALLRLLGPAIPLLLVLFLIAPRLPPLWGVPVGQRAVTGLSDRVSPGEIADLSRSSALAFRFSFPEASLPSDRFYWRAMVHELTDGRSWQPLPYRDRFDPGEVAPELTGEGAIPYTVIAEPSQRTWRYALELSRPTSEGIVLDSRFEFRTKIPLSQQSRYQGVTFERYQADLTLSARDRQLNLQLPPGSNPQTRAWAQRLRDRFSNDDAAIVQASLQELQQQEFRYTLQPPLLTANNSIDDFLFRSRAGFCEHYASSFAFLMRAAGLPARVVTGYLGGEWNPQASYYSVLQANAHAWTEVWLEGQGWTRIDPTAAIAPLRLSEGLEAALTPEDRAQAAGGLLGAAVLRRLPLLDQAWQLWASIDYRWTSWVLSYDNQRQQEILAALLAQVGQVGLSLLLVATLLIAAGLMWWLSRWLDQRSSEDPSLRIYQQACRTIAKAGWPRYPQEGPAAYAERLQQLQQPWTAVFSQLTQQYLAQRYAQQSLPAQSLQRSLQALRRSLRVKTRSS, from the coding sequence ATGACGGCTGCTGTCTGGTGCCCGCCACGGTTGGGGTTATGCCTGCTGAGCGGCGGCTATCTGATTGCCCTACTGCTGCAGCTAGGCGATCTGCCGCCCGTAGCTGCTTTTGTCGCGATCACCCTGTTGATTTGGGGACTCATTCGCCAGTGGCAACAGCGATCGCTCTTACCCCAAACGCTGCGCCATGGTCTGACCGCGATCGCCCTGATCTTGGCGCTGTTGGTGGGCCTTCCTCAGGGGTTGCTCAGTGTCTTCCTCGGGCTGTTGACTCTTGCTTTTGCTCTCAAGTTGTTGGAACTCAAGGAAGAGCGAGACTACCAAGCACTGGTGTTAATTGCCTACAGTTTGGTGGCTCTGGGTTTTCTGCTCCGCCAAAGTTTGCTGGAAACGCTGGTCTTGCTAATGGCAATCGCTTTGGCGACCTTGGGATTGGCAGCCCTCTATCGGCCGCTTAGTCGCCCACGCCAGCCCTTTGCAGCTTTGTTGCGACTCCTGGGGCCTGCGATCCCGCTGTTACTTGTGCTGTTTTTGATTGCCCCACGCTTGCCGCCCCTCTGGGGAGTACCGGTCGGTCAACGGGCCGTGACCGGTTTGAGCGATCGGGTGTCGCCCGGAGAAATTGCTGACCTCAGCCGCTCCTCGGCCTTGGCCTTTCGCTTCAGCTTCCCCGAGGCATCCCTCCCCAGCGATCGCTTTTACTGGCGGGCAATGGTCCATGAACTGACGGACGGACGGAGCTGGCAGCCGCTGCCCTACCGTGATCGCTTCGATCCGGGTGAAGTCGCCCCAGAACTGACTGGGGAAGGCGCGATTCCCTACACCGTCATTGCCGAGCCGAGTCAGCGCACCTGGCGCTATGCCCTTGAACTCAGTCGGCCAACGAGCGAAGGCATTGTCCTCGATTCGCGCTTCGAGTTTCGAACCAAGATTCCGCTCAGCCAGCAGAGCCGCTATCAAGGCGTGACTTTTGAGCGCTATCAGGCGGACTTGACGCTTTCAGCGCGCGATCGCCAGCTCAATTTGCAGCTGCCACCAGGGAGTAATCCCCAAACCCGCGCTTGGGCGCAACGGCTTCGCGATCGCTTCTCGAATGATGATGCCGCGATTGTGCAGGCCAGCTTGCAGGAGCTCCAACAGCAGGAATTTCGCTATACTCTGCAGCCGCCGCTGCTCACAGCTAACAACAGCATTGATGACTTTCTGTTCCGCAGTCGGGCGGGCTTTTGCGAACATTACGCCAGCAGTTTTGCCTTTTTGATGCGAGCGGCTGGTCTTCCGGCGCGGGTCGTGACGGGCTATCTCGGGGGGGAGTGGAATCCGCAGGCCAGTTACTACAGCGTCTTGCAGGCCAATGCCCACGCCTGGACAGAGGTTTGGCTAGAGGGTCAAGGCTGGACTCGGATTGATCCAACTGCAGCGATCGCCCCACTGAGACTCAGTGAAGGGCTGGAAGCTGCGTTAACACCGGAAGACCGTGCCCAAGCCGCTGGTGGCCTCCTTGGTGCGGCAGTGCTGCGCCGTCTGCCACTGCTGGATCAGGCTTGGCAACTCTGGGCTTCAATCGACTACCGCTGGACCTCTTGGGTACTGAGTTACGACAACCAGCGTCAGCAGGAGATTTTGGCTGCGTTGCTGGCACAGGTAGGACAGGTTGGGCTGTCTCTCTTGCTCGTCGCAACTTTACTGATCGCCGCTGGGTTGATGTGGTGGCTGTCCCGGTGGTTGGATCAGCGATCATCCGAGGATCCTAGTCTGCGCATCTATCAACAGGCCTGCCGCACGATCGCCAAAGCCGGTTGGCCGCGCTACCCCCAAGAAGGACCGGCGGCCTATGCTGAGCGGCTGCAACAGCTTCAGCAACCCTGGACCGCGGTCTTCAGTCAGCTCACCCAGCAGTATTTGGCTCAGCGTTATGCCCAACAATCGTTGCCTGCCCAGTCCCTGCAGCGATCGCTCCAAGCGCTCCGGCGGAGTTTGCGGGTGAAGACTCGTTCCTCCTAG
- a CDS encoding DUF58 domain-containing protein, producing the protein MNLRRYLMHWGRSRFEAWLARQLPPRSPIRLNRERIFIFPSQFGAVFLALDIAFYLIGTNYQNNLVLLLSFLLLSLFLGCIFQSFRNLDGLELEALPAPDGQVGEPLRLSVRLKTETPRYALRLHLPKSDRPRIAELRSPSETVSLTVIPLQRGWYRPGRLQVRSDYPLGLFRTWTVLDLGWQALIIPQPERWPLQTAAIAATAATADQPISSSQPHPATSEDFVGLQPYQPGESLRRVAWKQLAQGRGLHSKAFAGESAQQSWLSLQQTPGQDLEQRLRRLTWAVQELSRRGEAFGLSLGAQRWEAETGSQHQRTCLQAIALYGLERSV; encoded by the coding sequence ATGAACTTGCGGCGATACCTGATGCATTGGGGGCGATCGCGTTTTGAAGCGTGGTTGGCGCGACAGTTGCCGCCGCGATCGCCAATTCGCTTGAATCGCGAGCGAATCTTTATCTTTCCCAGTCAGTTTGGGGCAGTTTTTCTAGCATTGGATATCGCCTTTTATCTAATTGGCACCAACTACCAAAACAATTTGGTTTTGTTGCTGAGCTTTTTGCTGCTGAGTTTATTTTTGGGCTGCATTTTCCAGAGCTTTCGTAATCTCGATGGCCTCGAACTGGAAGCCTTGCCCGCCCCGGATGGACAAGTTGGTGAGCCTCTACGTCTGTCGGTACGTCTCAAGACTGAAACGCCGCGCTATGCCCTACGGCTGCATCTACCCAAGAGCGATCGCCCGCGCATTGCCGAACTACGATCGCCCAGTGAGACTGTCAGTCTGACGGTGATTCCCCTGCAGCGTGGCTGGTATCGTCCGGGACGGCTGCAAGTGCGCAGCGACTATCCCTTGGGGCTATTTCGGACTTGGACGGTCTTGGATCTGGGCTGGCAAGCACTGATTATTCCGCAGCCGGAACGCTGGCCGCTCCAAACTGCCGCGATCGCTGCCACGGCTGCCACCGCTGATCAGCCGATCTCTAGCTCGCAACCTCACCCAGCCACCAGTGAAGACTTTGTTGGTCTGCAACCCTATCAGCCTGGAGAATCGCTGCGGCGGGTGGCTTGGAAACAACTGGCGCAGGGACGAGGTCTACATAGCAAAGCCTTTGCGGGTGAAAGTGCGCAGCAAAGCTGGCTGAGCCTGCAACAGACGCCAGGACAGGATCTGGAGCAACGGTTACGGCGTTTGACTTGGGCTGTGCAGGAACTCAGTCGCCGGGGCGAAGCTTTTGGGCTTTCACTCGGGGCTCAACGTTGGGAAGCCGAGACTGGCAGCCAGCATCAGCGCACCTGTCTGCAAGCGATCGCCCTCTACGGGTTGGAGCGCTCCGTATGA
- a CDS encoding DUF896 domain-containing protein gives MPQKHYRDLEGKTPEEQEALRQQYFDSFREGMEKTLEHEIDGHERKMTIIGLITLGVFISVLGLAVWL, from the coding sequence GTGCCCCAAAAACATTATCGAGACCTCGAAGGAAAGACCCCCGAAGAACAGGAAGCGCTGCGGCAGCAATACTTTGACAGCTTCCGTGAGGGCATGGAAAAGACCCTCGAGCATGAAATCGATGGCCATGAACGCAAGATGACGATCATTGGCTTAATCACGCTGGGCGTCTTTATCAGTGTTTTGGGTTTAGCCGTTTGGCTCTAG